A single region of the Cynocephalus volans isolate mCynVol1 chromosome 12, mCynVol1.pri, whole genome shotgun sequence genome encodes:
- the LOC134361249 gene encoding tRNA-splicing endonuclease subunit Sen15-like: MEERGDAEQTAGCSSLGPGGVRSGSGAPSWAPEDAWMGTHPKYLEMMELDIGDATQVYIAFLVYLDLMESKSWHEVNCVGLPELQLICLVGTELEGEGLQTVVPIPITASLSHNRIREILKAS, encoded by the coding sequence ATGGAGGAACGCGGCGATGCCGAGCAGACCGCAGGCTGCAGCAGTCTGGGCCCGGGCGGCGTTCGCAGTGGCAGCGGCGCTCCCTCGTGGGCCCCTGAGGACGCCTGGATGGGCACCCACCCTAAGTACTTAGAAATGATGGAATTAGATATAGGAGATGCCACCCAAGTCTATATAGCATTCTTGGTTTACCTGGACCTCATGGAGAGTAAAAGTTGGCATGAAGTAAACTGTGTGGGATTACCAGAACTCCAGCTCATCTGCCTTGTTGGTACAGAGCTAGAAGGGGAAGGGTTACAGACTGTGGTACCTATACCCATCACTGCTTCCCTCAGCCATAACAGGATAAGGGAGATCTTGAAGGCATCTTGA